A genome region from Alkalimarinus coralli includes the following:
- a CDS encoding ABC transporter substrate-binding protein: MKKTISLLAGIALASGVATSQAATLKMAYDADPVSMDPHEQLSGGTLQLSHMIFDPLVRWTKDFSFEPRLAEKWERIDDLTVRFHLRKGIKFHSGNTMTAADVVWTFDRLRESPDFKAVFSPFKEAKAVDEYTVDLVTNEPFPLVLNNATYLFPMDSKFYSGTDENGNPKGAVVKHGNSFASRNISGTGPYKVTYREQGVKVEFTRDSNYWDKQSKGNVDKIVLTPIKEAPTRVAALLSNDVDFIAPVPPTDLKRIDKAPNANLVTMSGTRIITLQMNQERRKEFKNPKVRQAIVHAVNQVGIAKKIMKGFATPAAQFSPKGYLGHNPDLKPRYDLKKAKQLMKEAGYENGFTITMMAPNNRYVNDEKIAQAVTSMLAKIKIKVDLKTMPKAQYWPEFDARSADIMMIGWHADTEDSNNFFEFLSTCPDTKTGAGQYNSGNYCNPEVDKLVAAANTETNSEKRAKIMQNIEKIIYDDAGFIPLHWQDLAWAARKGVDIEPILNVMDFPYLGDLVIKE, encoded by the coding sequence ATGAAAAAGACCATCTCACTCCTGGCGGGGATAGCACTTGCTTCCGGGGTCGCTACATCCCAGGCTGCTACGCTAAAAATGGCTTATGACGCAGACCCGGTTTCCATGGATCCTCATGAGCAGCTATCAGGGGGGACACTTCAGCTCTCCCATATGATATTTGACCCGCTTGTGAGATGGACTAAAGATTTTAGTTTTGAGCCTCGTCTGGCTGAAAAGTGGGAGCGCATTGATGACCTGACCGTGCGCTTTCACCTTCGCAAAGGCATCAAATTCCATAGTGGCAACACCATGACTGCTGCTGATGTGGTTTGGACATTTGACCGTTTGAGAGAGTCGCCAGACTTCAAGGCTGTTTTTTCGCCATTTAAAGAGGCCAAAGCGGTTGATGAATATACCGTTGACTTGGTAACCAACGAACCTTTTCCACTGGTACTGAACAACGCAACCTATTTGTTTCCGATGGACAGCAAGTTCTATTCAGGCACCGACGAAAACGGTAACCCCAAGGGCGCGGTGGTTAAGCATGGTAACTCATTTGCGTCTCGCAACATCTCTGGCACCGGCCCCTATAAAGTGACCTACCGCGAGCAGGGTGTAAAAGTCGAATTCACTCGGGATAGCAATTACTGGGACAAACAAAGCAAAGGCAATGTCGATAAAATCGTATTAACACCGATTAAAGAAGCCCCCACTCGCGTCGCAGCGCTTCTTTCAAATGATGTAGATTTTATTGCTCCCGTTCCGCCAACAGACTTAAAACGCATCGACAAAGCACCGAATGCGAATCTGGTCACTATGAGCGGCACCCGTATTATCACCCTGCAAATGAATCAGGAGCGCCGTAAAGAGTTTAAGAACCCAAAGGTTCGCCAGGCCATTGTCCATGCGGTTAATCAGGTAGGCATCGCCAAGAAAATAATGAAAGGATTCGCCACACCAGCCGCGCAATTCAGCCCCAAAGGCTACTTGGGACACAACCCTGACTTAAAGCCGCGCTATGATCTGAAAAAAGCGAAGCAACTGATGAAAGAAGCGGGTTATGAAAACGGCTTTACCATCACCATGATGGCACCGAATAACCGCTATGTGAACGATGAGAAAATCGCACAAGCGGTGACCTCCATGCTGGCTAAAATCAAAATTAAAGTCGACTTAAAAACAATGCCTAAAGCACAGTACTGGCCTGAGTTTGATGCCCGATCAGCAGACATTATGATGATTGGGTGGCACGCCGATACGGAAGACTCGAATAATTTCTTTGAGTTCTTGTCGACCTGTCCAGACACCAAAACCGGCGCTGGACAATACAATAGCGGTAATTACTGTAACCCTGAAGTCGATAAGTTAGTCGCAGCAGCAAACACAGAGACCAACTCAGAAAAGCGCGCCAAAATTATGCAGAATATTGAGAAGATCATCTATGACGATGCCGGGTTTATTCCCCTGCACTGGCAAGACCTTGCTTGGGCGGCCAGGAAAGGTGTTGATATCGAGCCGATTCTTAATGTTATGGATTTCCCATATTTGGGCGACTTGGTGATAAAAGAGTAA